The Paenibacillus sp. MBLB1832 genome has a window encoding:
- a CDS encoding DUF2614 family zinc ribbon-containing protein — protein MRFKSSKVNEFRLWGLAMTMGGMLLMIIGLAGIVFDWGQAGRIIAVIFMAIGMISVLVSMGIYFWAGMLSTSATVIDCPECGRRTKMLGKTDRCMFCKTILTIDPQYEPVGENEPKTLS, from the coding sequence GTGCGATTTAAATCAAGTAAAGTCAATGAATTCCGCTTGTGGGGGCTCGCTATGACCATGGGTGGAATGCTGCTTATGATTATAGGGCTTGCTGGAATCGTTTTTGACTGGGGACAAGCAGGGCGGATTATTGCGGTTATTTTCATGGCCATTGGCATGATCAGCGTATTGGTCAGCATGGGGATTTACTTCTGGGCTGGCATGCTGTCGACTTCAGCAACGGTCATCGATTGTCCTGAGTGCGGAAGAAGAACAAAAATGCTAGGTAAAACCGACCGCTGCATGTTCTGCAAGACGATTCTTACTATAGATCCACAATATGAGCCAGTTGGTGAAAATGAACCAAAAACGCTTTCCTGA
- a CDS encoding nucleotidyltransferase-like protein encodes MGINKEQLLLKFRDDARIISVMAVDNPKQLPSLTDGFDTLLLIVTNDLGLNNHTINYIRDDSRIQERWIDPSSIEQWIRHGINRNILHWLLKGEILLDHNTYLEGLRHRILEFPGELREQKLLIEFSLFLRKYSQSKEYILDDHILDAYNNILEALHHWARIVIVEDGYHPEITVWRQIRAINPGVYKLYEELTMSKETLKQRVQLVLLACEFSVMSKMEHCCEAFIQILRESQQPLSSDELQQHMQLVEVKSELPLLLNKLVKKGLIKEVAVIIDDQTSEIELRYTTI; translated from the coding sequence ATGGGAATAAATAAAGAGCAGCTTTTGCTTAAGTTCCGGGATGACGCTAGAATCATAAGTGTCATGGCGGTAGACAATCCTAAGCAACTTCCCTCACTGACAGATGGTTTTGATACACTACTGCTTATCGTAACCAATGACCTTGGTCTGAACAATCATACCATTAATTATATAAGAGACGATTCGCGGATACAAGAAAGATGGATTGATCCATCATCGATAGAACAGTGGATTCGACACGGAATAAATCGCAATATTCTTCATTGGCTGCTCAAAGGAGAAATCCTTCTAGATCATAACACATACCTAGAAGGTCTTCGCCATCGCATACTCGAATTTCCTGGAGAGTTACGTGAGCAGAAACTGCTCATTGAATTTTCACTGTTCTTGCGCAAATATTCGCAGAGCAAGGAATATATTCTAGATGATCATATCCTTGACGCGTATAACAATATACTTGAAGCCTTGCATCACTGGGCTCGTATTGTGATCGTGGAGGATGGCTATCATCCTGAAATTACCGTCTGGAGGCAGATCCGAGCGATCAATCCTGGCGTTTATAAGCTCTATGAAGAATTGACGATGAGCAAAGAGACATTGAAGCAGCGGGTTCAATTAGTTTTGCTTGCGTGTGAATTTTCGGTTATGTCCAAAATGGAACATTGCTGCGAGGCTTTTATTCAGATTCTCAGGGAAAGTCAGCAGCCTCTAAGCTCAGATGAACTGCAACAACATATGCAGTTGGTTGAGGTGAAGTCAGAACTGCCGTTACTACTCAATAAACTAGTTAAAAAAGGTTTAATCAAAGAAGTTGCTGTCATCATCGATGACCAAACATCAGAGATTGAGCTGAGATACACAACGATATAA
- a CDS encoding sensor histidine kinase gives MNSVRFKIFIGFVLVVGPLVLFLIFNNVYSMNVVRDQISQNYGKLLHQYVEDTDNTLKEFDNYLFHLYSDPDVINMNLYALETDDYVLAKQRLFNKLTRQMDIYNMINTFFIYSNSTGDLLVSTRENTYYYDRVQTVKEFIEQNTLSRPNERSNGNWLIMNGANGDHYLMKINKDLGADLSGGILIKMSTLVEPLSKWNTGEGGGTIVVSPEGKILTTAYFPEQRYNRISDQISPEKSGFQIVKEREIDQQFLIVREASSHAALDFELIIAEKNMLQNLPYLQMLIYFLPLGGAFVLGIYLLYVQRILFKPLMQLIRGMRKIAQGDLSTRLHQGSSTEFAFLIATFNNMVDQIENLKISVYEEKLRVQQAEFKHLQVQINPHFYMNSLNIIYNLAALKDTKSVQKMSLHLAEYFRFIMRTNRTTMTLKDEIEHIRNYLEIQVMRYPDHLKFDLSIGDTYSKYEIPPLIVQPFVENAVIHGFTKQYGMFEIVVSADQDPEAPEEFFLLSIRDNGEGFSPDMLQQLNSEQYLEQSGDEHLGIWNVRHRLHMNYGNRVALRFSNRPERGALVQIRLPLHTPMTEGTDQDG, from the coding sequence GTGAATTCAGTCCGATTTAAAATTTTTATTGGTTTCGTGTTGGTTGTGGGGCCTTTGGTCTTATTTCTTATATTTAATAATGTGTATTCGATGAATGTGGTTCGGGATCAAATTTCGCAAAACTATGGCAAGCTTCTTCATCAATATGTGGAGGATACGGATAATACTCTTAAGGAGTTTGATAACTACTTATTTCATCTCTACAGCGATCCCGATGTTATTAATATGAACCTGTACGCGTTGGAAACAGATGATTATGTGTTAGCTAAGCAACGTTTATTCAATAAGCTGACGAGGCAAATGGATATATACAATATGATAAATACGTTTTTTATTTACTCGAATTCAACAGGAGATCTGCTCGTATCGACGCGAGAGAACACCTATTACTATGACCGCGTACAAACGGTGAAGGAGTTCATTGAGCAGAATACGTTGTCGCGCCCAAATGAGCGCTCGAATGGTAATTGGCTTATTATGAACGGGGCGAATGGTGACCATTATTTGATGAAAATTAATAAGGATTTGGGTGCTGATCTCAGCGGGGGCATCCTGATCAAGATGAGCACCTTGGTGGAACCGCTGAGTAAATGGAACACGGGCGAAGGCGGAGGCACGATCGTGGTTTCGCCAGAGGGCAAGATTTTGACGACTGCTTATTTTCCTGAGCAGCGGTATAACCGTATAAGTGATCAGATATCACCCGAAAAATCAGGATTTCAAATTGTGAAGGAGAGGGAGATCGATCAGCAGTTTTTGATTGTGAGAGAGGCTTCCTCTCACGCAGCACTGGATTTCGAGCTCATTATCGCGGAGAAAAACATGTTGCAGAATCTGCCTTATTTGCAGATGCTGATTTATTTTCTGCCACTAGGCGGGGCCTTCGTGCTAGGGATCTATCTGTTGTATGTGCAGCGGATTCTGTTCAAACCATTAATGCAATTGATTCGAGGGATGAGAAAGATTGCTCAGGGTGATTTGTCGACTCGTTTGCACCAAGGGAGCTCGACCGAGTTTGCGTTTCTCATTGCAACGTTTAACAACATGGTGGATCAGATTGAGAATTTAAAGATATCCGTTTACGAGGAGAAACTTCGGGTTCAGCAAGCGGAATTCAAGCATCTGCAGGTGCAAATCAATCCGCATTTTTATATGAATAGTCTTAACATTATTTACAATCTCGCGGCGCTGAAAGATACGAAATCGGTGCAGAAAATGTCTCTGCATTTGGCGGAGTATTTCCGATTTATTATGCGCACGAATCGTACGACGATGACGTTGAAGGATGAAATTGAGCATATCCGCAATTATTTGGAGATTCAAGTGATGCGATACCCAGATCATTTGAAATTCGATCTTAGCATAGGTGATACATATAGCAAATATGAGATTCCGCCGCTTATTGTTCAACCTTTTGTGGAGAATGCGGTGATTCATGGATTTACGAAGCAGTATGGGATGTTTGAAATTGTGGTGAGCGCGGATCAGGACCCCGAAGCACCAGAGGAATTTTTCCTTCTGTCCATTCGTGACAATGGAGAGGGCTTTTCGCCTGACATGCTGCAGCAACTGAATTCTGAGCAGTATTTAGAGCAATCCGGGGATGAGCATCTCGGGATTTGGAATGTTCGGCATCGATTGCATATGAATTATGGAAACAGGGTAGCTCTAAGATTTTCGAATAGACCGGAAAGAGGGGCGTTAGTCCAAATCAGGCTGCCGCTTCATACCCCCATGACGGAAGGGACGGATCAGGATGGTTAA
- a CDS encoding response regulator transcription factor has protein sequence MVNLLVVDDEKIAVKGITVGIDWEPLSIGQIFEALDVMEAKQILTDHRIDIMISDIEMPGANGLQLQEWVRVNSPHTETIFLTGHANFEYAQQAIRLGSFDYVLKPVDHDRLQEIVKQAIEKIQEDQQQLDFHETYKMYYSHWVNELPTLVEKFWQELLNGKIPANEERLTRHFQMYDIPLQLSSTVLPILISVEQWKEELNARDEEIMEYAIRKAATEIIVVDQPGCVIQENGSTLVLLYFAEGSEPSQSELKGKCEAYISACHRYFQCSLSCYLGEKTPLLKLASKVADLFHHERNNVTRSNCVLMDNDAESWISHRPQAPTFSDWIVLLEAGKKGELVARIQETINRLQKDEVGSETVEAFYYGLLHVVYHVLHKKGLAVHDMLPPQELQDYGSATRSLNQLRNWAIRIATVSCDYMNSHLKGVSAVTAKVCQYIDEHMQEELSREELAASVYLNPAYLSRLFKKETGLSISEYSMKVRMEKAKKLLSDTNDKISFVAEQTGYSHFSFFAKMFKKYTGLSPQEYRKNFNGTMDT, from the coding sequence ATGGTTAATTTATTAGTTGTGGATGACGAGAAAATTGCAGTCAAAGGCATTACAGTGGGCATTGATTGGGAGCCTCTATCGATCGGGCAAATTTTTGAAGCGCTGGATGTGATGGAAGCCAAGCAAATACTAACCGATCATCGCATTGACATTATGATATCAGATATTGAAATGCCAGGGGCCAATGGGCTGCAGCTGCAAGAATGGGTGCGAGTAAACTCTCCGCATACGGAGACCATTTTCTTGACGGGGCATGCCAACTTTGAGTATGCGCAGCAGGCCATTCGGCTTGGAAGCTTTGATTATGTACTAAAGCCTGTGGATCATGATCGCTTACAGGAGATTGTTAAGCAGGCGATTGAGAAAATTCAAGAGGATCAGCAGCAGTTGGATTTTCATGAGACATATAAGATGTATTACAGTCATTGGGTGAATGAGCTGCCGACTCTAGTAGAGAAGTTCTGGCAGGAGCTACTCAACGGAAAAATCCCCGCGAATGAGGAGCGGTTGACTCGTCATTTTCAGATGTACGATATCCCCTTGCAATTGTCTAGCACGGTCTTACCGATTCTGATCAGTGTCGAGCAGTGGAAGGAAGAGCTGAACGCACGCGATGAGGAGATCATGGAATATGCGATCCGCAAAGCCGCGACGGAGATTATTGTTGTCGATCAGCCAGGCTGCGTTATTCAAGAAAATGGGTCTACGCTTGTTTTGCTTTATTTTGCTGAGGGCAGTGAGCCATCGCAGTCGGAGCTTAAAGGAAAATGTGAAGCTTACATTAGCGCATGTCATCGTTATTTCCAGTGCAGCTTGTCCTGTTACCTAGGTGAGAAGACACCGCTGCTTAAGCTGGCATCGAAGGTTGCGGACCTTTTTCATCATGAACGAAATAATGTGACCCGAAGCAACTGTGTTCTCATGGACAATGATGCGGAATCGTGGATAAGTCATAGGCCGCAGGCACCGACTTTTTCCGATTGGATCGTGCTGCTTGAAGCTGGCAAAAAAGGCGAGCTCGTGGCCCGTATTCAAGAAACGATTAATCGTTTGCAGAAAGATGAAGTGGGTTCGGAAACGGTTGAAGCGTTCTATTACGGATTGTTGCATGTGGTGTATCATGTTTTGCACAAAAAGGGGTTAGCTGTTCATGATATGCTTCCGCCTCAGGAGCTGCAGGACTATGGCAGTGCGACACGATCCTTAAATCAATTAAGAAACTGGGCGATTCGTATTGCAACAGTTAGTTGTGACTACATGAACAGCCATCTGAAAGGCGTCTCAGCCGTTACGGCGAAGGTGTGCCAATACATTGACGAGCATATGCAGGAGGAACTCAGCAGGGAGGAGCTGGCCGCTTCGGTGTACCTGAATCCAGCTTACTTGTCGCGTTTATTCAAGAAAGAAACGGGACTCTCCATCTCGGAATACAGCATGAAAGTACGGATGGAAAAGGCGAAGAAGCTGCTTTCCGATACCAATGATAAGATCAGTTTTGTGGCGGAGCAAACGGGCTATTCTCACTTTTCATTTTTCGCAAAGATGTTCAAGAAGTACACAGGTCTTTCCCCGCAAGAGTATCGTAAAAACTTCAATGGCACGATGGATACCTAA
- a CDS encoding ABC transporter permease — protein MSDSTNVAAAVNPVKKKMKARATTGFLWTVRRYWIFYVMMAPAAILLIINNYIPMAGVLIAFKNVNYTKGIWASPWVGFDNFKFLFSSDVAWAITRNTISYNLVFIVLNLVIAVAMAIMFNEMRSKFLAKFHQSTMFLPFFLSMVCVAYLVYAFLGAEHGFVNTVILPKLGIEPIDWYTEPKYWTVILPIVNTWKNLGYYTVIYMAAILGIDHEYYEAALIDGASKWEQIKRITVPLIMPVMITMTLLQVGRIFYADFGLFFQVTKNAGALFPTTQVIDTYVYQTFLTMGDIGMSSAAGLYQAVVGFLLVLVTNLFVRKVSKENALF, from the coding sequence ATGAGTGACTCAACCAATGTTGCAGCAGCAGTGAACCCGGTGAAGAAAAAGATGAAAGCAAGAGCGACAACAGGCTTTCTATGGACGGTTCGCAGGTATTGGATCTTCTATGTGATGATGGCGCCAGCCGCAATTCTACTCATCATTAATAACTACATCCCGATGGCGGGAGTTCTGATTGCTTTTAAAAATGTGAATTACACGAAAGGGATTTGGGCTAGTCCTTGGGTGGGATTCGATAACTTCAAGTTTTTGTTCTCGAGTGATGTTGCTTGGGCGATTACACGAAATACGATTTCGTATAACTTGGTATTCATCGTGTTGAACTTGGTGATAGCGGTTGCAATGGCGATTATGTTTAATGAGATGCGCAGCAAATTTCTAGCGAAATTTCATCAGAGTACGATGTTCCTGCCCTTTTTCCTCTCAATGGTTTGTGTCGCTTATCTCGTCTACGCTTTCTTAGGTGCAGAGCATGGATTCGTTAACACGGTGATTCTGCCGAAGCTGGGCATTGAGCCGATTGACTGGTACACGGAGCCCAAATACTGGACAGTTATTCTTCCGATTGTAAACACATGGAAAAATCTTGGTTACTACACGGTTATATACATGGCAGCTATCCTCGGCATTGATCATGAGTATTATGAGGCAGCTTTAATTGATGGCGCTAGCAAATGGGAGCAAATCAAACGGATCACAGTTCCTCTGATTATGCCCGTTATGATTACGATGACATTGCTTCAAGTGGGTAGAATTTTCTATGCAGACTTCGGCTTATTCTTCCAAGTAACGAAAAATGCCGGCGCTTTGTTCCCGACAACTCAAGTGATTGATACGTATGTGTATCAAACGTTCCTGACGATGGGCGATATCGGAATGTCATCAGCAGCAGGCTTGTACCAAGCGGTCGTTGGCTTCTTGCTTGTACTCGTTACGAACTTATTTGTGAGAAAAGTGAGCAAAGAAAATGCACTATTCTAA
- a CDS encoding carbohydrate ABC transporter permease, translating into MSKTISLPKQRIAKKHGPNDLSPTANLLVNVFFWIYTAACIMPLVLVIIVSFSDEKGVLIHGYNFIPEGWSLEAYKFMFKDWHQILRSFGISVFLATVGTAISLVMMSLYAYPISRSDFPHKSFFSFFMFFTMLFNGGLVPWYLVYTQMLDLKNTLAALMLPLLVSAFFVLLLRTFFANSIPMPLIEAAKIDGAGEIRIFSQIIIPLSLPVLASVGLFQVLNYWNDWFLSLVFISGSKNINLQFMMYKTMLDIQFLTSNVQASQGLAQAGGILQLPTETVRMAMAVLGIGPIVFAYPFFQKYFKKGLTVGAVKG; encoded by the coding sequence GTGAGTAAAACAATATCTCTTCCTAAGCAGCGGATAGCCAAGAAACACGGACCAAACGATCTATCTCCAACAGCGAATTTGCTGGTCAATGTGTTCTTCTGGATCTACACCGCAGCTTGTATCATGCCTCTGGTGCTTGTTATTATCGTCTCTTTCTCCGATGAAAAGGGAGTTCTCATTCATGGCTACAATTTCATCCCTGAGGGTTGGAGCCTTGAAGCTTATAAATTCATGTTCAAGGATTGGCATCAAATCTTGCGTTCCTTTGGGATTTCCGTCTTCTTGGCAACGGTGGGAACAGCCATCAGCCTAGTGATGATGTCACTATATGCGTATCCCATTTCGCGCAGCGATTTTCCGCACAAAAGCTTCTTCTCGTTCTTCATGTTCTTTACCATGCTGTTCAATGGCGGGCTCGTTCCTTGGTATCTCGTTTATACGCAGATGCTGGATTTGAAAAATACGCTTGCAGCGCTCATGCTGCCCTTACTCGTATCGGCCTTCTTCGTCCTGTTGCTTAGGACGTTCTTCGCGAATTCGATCCCAATGCCGCTCATCGAAGCAGCGAAAATTGACGGGGCTGGCGAGATACGGATTTTCAGTCAAATCATTATACCGCTTTCCCTGCCTGTTCTAGCCTCTGTCGGTTTGTTCCAGGTACTCAATTATTGGAATGATTGGTTCCTCAGTCTCGTCTTTATCTCGGGGAGCAAAAACATCAATCTGCAGTTCATGATGTACAAAACCATGCTCGATATCCAATTCCTCACTTCGAATGTGCAGGCAAGTCAAGGGCTTGCTCAGGCAGGAGGCATCCTCCAGCTTCCAACGGAAACGGTACGTATGGCTATGGCCGTGCTGGGGATTGGACCTATCGTCTTCGCGTATCCGTTCTTCCAGAAATATTTCAAAAAAGGGTTAACAGTAGGAGCAGTTAAAGGTTAG
- a CDS encoding ABC transporter substrate-binding protein — protein sequence MKALKRSTFALLTLTFSLSLTLAGCSKSTTETPASATPALATSTAPAATKAATSDLKPYEVKLVYPGTPQPDQAKVEEAMNKVLKEKINATIKLMPIDWGQWDNKTNLMIASREEFDILFTAQWNGHAVNVGKGALMPLNVLLGQYGKGITDSLDPAFLQGAKINGKNYGVPTNKELAASGGIVYRSDIAKELGIDMTAVKTMADLGNVLKVVKEKKPEMTAFFLRDGDNLNAHYLAQYDYLGDSTIPGVIMKDGTDTKVIPKWDQPRYKEILKLTRDFMQKGYINKDAATTQLSGQDALKSGNVFMITSSLKPGKDGELANAANLVGKLAQIELTPRTISTGDTAGSMLGISVTSKDPARAMMVINLLHTDKQLNNLINFGIEGVHYTKVSDNIIKATDAGKNYAPGAAWQFGNQFLNFLYDNEDPQKWDKFKEFNKTGKKSPGLGFTFDSEPVKTQVAAAVNVGKEFDAAMDTGSVDVDASLPKYQDKMKAAGIDKIIAEKQKQLDAFLAASKQ from the coding sequence ATGAAAGCTTTGAAAAGAAGCACTTTTGCACTTCTTACACTGACGTTTTCGTTATCACTCACCTTGGCGGGATGCTCAAAAAGCACGACAGAAACTCCAGCAAGCGCAACACCAGCACTAGCAACAAGTACAGCGCCTGCTGCTACGAAAGCAGCTACTTCTGATCTGAAGCCTTATGAAGTGAAGCTTGTGTACCCTGGTACACCGCAGCCAGATCAAGCTAAAGTAGAAGAAGCTATGAATAAAGTACTGAAAGAAAAAATCAATGCAACGATCAAATTGATGCCAATCGATTGGGGGCAATGGGATAACAAAACGAATCTCATGATCGCATCCCGCGAAGAGTTCGATATTCTTTTCACAGCGCAATGGAATGGTCACGCAGTTAACGTAGGTAAAGGCGCCCTTATGCCTCTTAACGTCTTGCTTGGCCAATACGGCAAGGGAATTACAGATTCCTTGGATCCAGCGTTCCTGCAAGGGGCGAAAATCAACGGTAAAAACTACGGTGTGCCTACAAATAAGGAATTAGCTGCTTCTGGCGGTATCGTGTATCGTTCCGATATTGCGAAAGAGCTCGGTATTGATATGACAGCTGTCAAAACAATGGCAGATCTGGGCAACGTACTGAAAGTTGTAAAAGAGAAAAAGCCTGAAATGACGGCGTTCTTCCTTCGTGACGGTGATAACTTAAATGCGCATTATTTGGCGCAATATGATTACCTTGGCGACAGCACGATCCCAGGCGTTATTATGAAAGACGGTACAGATACGAAGGTTATTCCAAAGTGGGATCAACCGCGTTATAAAGAGATTTTGAAATTAACACGTGATTTTATGCAAAAAGGCTACATCAATAAAGATGCGGCTACGACGCAATTGTCGGGTCAAGATGCTTTGAAATCAGGGAATGTGTTTATGATTACGTCCTCTTTGAAGCCTGGTAAAGACGGCGAGCTTGCAAATGCGGCGAATCTGGTTGGGAAGCTGGCTCAAATTGAGTTGACACCACGTACGATTTCGACTGGCGACACGGCAGGTTCTATGCTTGGGATTTCAGTAACGTCCAAAGACCCAGCTCGTGCCATGATGGTTATTAATTTGTTGCACACAGATAAGCAATTGAACAACTTGATCAACTTCGGTATCGAAGGTGTTCACTACACGAAAGTGTCCGACAATATCATCAAAGCAACAGATGCAGGCAAAAATTATGCACCAGGAGCTGCATGGCAGTTCGGTAACCAATTCTTGAACTTTCTCTATGACAATGAAGATCCGCAAAAATGGGATAAATTCAAAGAATTCAATAAAACAGGCAAGAAATCGCCTGGCCTTGGTTTTACATTTGACTCGGAGCCTGTAAAAACACAAGTGGCTGCAGCCGTAAACGTAGGGAAAGAATTCGATGCGGCGATGGATACGGGTTCTGTTGATGTAGACGCATCCTTGCCGAAATATCAAGACAAAATGAAAGCAGCGGGCATTGATAAAATTATCGCAGAGAAACAAAAACAATTAGATGCTTTCTTAGCAGCCTCCAAGCAATAA
- a CDS encoding YjcZ family sporulation protein, translating to MGVAVGTGTVGHHTSAAVVLVLFVLLVIVTMTFVW from the coding sequence ATGGGTGTTGCTGTAGGTACTGGTACAGTTGGACATCATACGTCCGCTGCTGTTGTTCTTGTTCTGTTCGTTTTGCTTGTTATCGTTACAATGACTTTTGTTTGGTAA
- a CDS encoding class I SAM-dependent methyltransferase — MERGGTFRQQPVFDKSGREVEQVTRALHMVEKDVCHRGGARGIEYLDMLAKLGIGNAHPGGFGETIEQLKVYPIEPGKKVLEVGCGTGRTACYLAEQGCEVTAVDIRPEMITKAKIRAEKQGAQVEFLIGDVCQLPFEDGTFDVVMVESVTNFADAQKAVSEYYRVLKPGGKLYDREVIKVKEMTSGIHRALCSFYGVSRIYKLEEWQELFEANNFVDVTSTGIHPFPLTMFEDQVQHPDPVHLSDRQSFMDPRIWQITARYDELVNKYHPYMGYTLMIGSKA, encoded by the coding sequence GTGGAGAGAGGAGGCACTTTTAGGCAGCAGCCCGTTTTTGACAAAAGCGGGAGGGAAGTTGAACAAGTAACAAGGGCCCTCCATATGGTAGAAAAGGACGTATGCCATCGTGGAGGTGCAAGGGGTATCGAGTACTTGGATATGTTAGCAAAGCTGGGAATCGGTAACGCGCATCCTGGGGGGTTCGGAGAGACCATTGAACAATTGAAGGTATATCCGATTGAACCAGGGAAAAAGGTGCTGGAGGTAGGCTGCGGAACAGGAAGAACTGCTTGCTATTTGGCAGAGCAAGGGTGCGAAGTGACAGCCGTTGATATTCGGCCGGAGATGATCACCAAAGCGAAAATTCGCGCTGAGAAGCAAGGCGCTCAGGTTGAGTTCCTCATTGGAGATGTATGTCAGTTGCCTTTTGAAGATGGGACATTTGATGTTGTCATGGTGGAATCTGTGACGAACTTCGCGGATGCGCAGAAGGCGGTAAGCGAATATTATCGCGTCTTAAAGCCTGGAGGTAAGCTCTACGACCGCGAAGTGATCAAGGTGAAGGAGATGACATCTGGCATCCACAGAGCGTTGTGCAGCTTCTATGGGGTAAGCAGGATTTATAAATTGGAGGAGTGGCAGGAGTTATTCGAAGCAAATAATTTCGTTGATGTGACATCAACAGGTATTCATCCGTTCCCACTTACGATGTTTGAAGATCAGGTGCAGCATCCAGATCCTGTTCATTTGTCTGATCGTCAATCGTTTATGGACCCGCGAATCTGGCAAATCACCGCTCGTTATGATGAATTAGTAAACAAATATCATCCCTATATGGGGTACACATTGATGATAGGTTCGAAGGCGTAA
- a CDS encoding ROK family protein, which yields MNVEEISERISNRKAKEVYELITRQKTVSKIDLLDQSGMTVSTLTRLLEELTSQGLILESGFGASTGGRRPILYEKNPAYAYIFGLEISRTLSKLVLVDLGMNKLDGISWTMTEVMSPDVLVPLIVQEAQRMLGKHGIPISDVLGMGIGAVGPVDRINGFILDPSYFQAKGWRNVDICRLLSRELGIPAMLDNGANTAILAESWHQRSRSFKHLLYIHAGVGLRSSMVSQGKVIYGAVDMEGSVGQMIIQTDGVPHRNVTGNYGALESYASLYAIEKAAKSALKQGRSSALLHMIDDPEQVTYTHIMDALKKNDPLAVEIVTEAATYFGIGLANLLNILHPEKVIIGGPLITGSELFFQTATQVAIRKTYYYPAYQVVFSKGKLGDEALAIGAAVMVMDQLVKL from the coding sequence TTGAATGTAGAAGAGATTTCTGAACGAATTTCGAACCGCAAAGCCAAAGAAGTATATGAGTTGATTACACGTCAGAAGACGGTTTCCAAAATAGACTTACTAGACCAGAGCGGCATGACAGTCTCGACCCTAACAAGACTTCTAGAAGAGTTAACGAGTCAAGGGCTGATCTTGGAATCTGGTTTTGGCGCATCCACAGGCGGGCGTAGGCCAATTCTGTATGAGAAGAATCCGGCCTATGCTTATATTTTTGGCTTGGAGATCTCTCGCACACTTTCGAAACTTGTGCTTGTTGATTTGGGCATGAATAAGCTAGATGGCATCAGCTGGACCATGACCGAGGTCATGTCCCCAGATGTGTTAGTTCCACTTATCGTTCAAGAAGCACAGCGAATGTTAGGGAAGCATGGTATTCCGATCTCGGACGTATTGGGGATGGGGATTGGTGCCGTAGGCCCTGTTGACCGAATCAATGGGTTTATTCTCGACCCGTCCTATTTCCAAGCGAAGGGTTGGCGTAACGTCGATATCTGTCGCCTGTTAAGCCGCGAGTTAGGCATACCAGCTATGCTCGATAATGGAGCGAACACCGCCATTCTGGCCGAATCTTGGCATCAGCGTTCACGCAGCTTCAAGCATCTCCTCTATATTCACGCGGGCGTCGGCTTGCGCTCGTCGATGGTGTCTCAAGGCAAGGTGATCTACGGCGCCGTAGATATGGAAGGCTCCGTGGGTCAAATGATTATTCAAACCGATGGCGTGCCCCATCGTAATGTGACTGGCAATTATGGTGCGTTGGAGTCCTATGCCTCCCTGTATGCCATCGAAAAAGCAGCGAAATCTGCTTTAAAGCAAGGCAGATCTAGCGCGCTTCTACATATGATTGACGACCCCGAGCAAGTCACGTATACGCACATCATGGATGCGCTCAAAAAAAATGATCCCCTGGCTGTGGAGATCGTAACGGAGGCGGCAACCTATTTCGGAATCGGACTTGCCAATTTATTGAATATTCTGCATCCAGAGAAGGTAATCATCGGGGGGCCGTTAATTACGGGATCTGAGCTATTTTTTCAAACAGCGACACAGGTCGCGATTCGTAAAACGTATTATTACCCTGCCTACCAAGTTGTATTTAGTAAGGGTAAGCTAGGGGATGAAGCCCTTGCCATCGGAGCAGCGGTCATGGTGATGGATCAGCTCGTTAAACTGTAG